A segment of the Hemicordylus capensis ecotype Gifberg chromosome 6, rHemCap1.1.pri, whole genome shotgun sequence genome:
GGGGAGAAATTGTCATCAGGTTCAGCTCTTGCCTCTGCAGTCACCATGACCCCAGATCCATGAATCCGCCCAACTGAGGGGCACAAGGTGGGCAGTTCAGCAAatgagaaagagaagaaacaCTCAACAATCCAGACCCTGGCTGACTCCAAGCTGTTGGGTCCCCCACATCAGGTAAATAAGGGGGACCTGAGTCAGCACCATGAGCTGAGGACACAGCCATGCTTCATCCTCCAACATCCCTCCTAGGCCAATACTTTGAAAATCAGCCAAAGCCCTTTAAGCAGTGAAGAGGTATGGGGGCAATTCACTTTGCCCAGTGAAGAGGTGGGGGCAATTCACTCTGTCTtcgcagcagccataaaaactggCAGTCTGCTTCATGAACTACTACTACTCTTACtttgaatatttataaaccacttattaacaaaagttctcaaagtgttttagatagatagatagatgagccagcgtggtgtagtggttagagtgctggactaggaccggggagacccgagttcaaatccccactcaaccatgagacttgctgggtgactctgggccagtcacttctctctcagcctaacctacttcacagggttgttgtgaggagaaactcaagtatgtagtacaccgctctgggcttcttggaggaacagcgggatataaatgttaataataataataataataaatagttccAGATCTGAAAagagcccacaatctaaaaagaaacacaaagcaaaccagcaacagccactgatgggatgctgtgctgggggtgaattggGTTAGTTGCTCTCCACCTacaaaatgtaagagaatcatcactttcaaAGCCAATACTAAGAGGCGAACTGCCTCTCTGTTTCATTAGCAAGGGCTAGAAGCTGCTGGAGGAACATTCCTCCTATGGTGCACAACCCAACCTCTACAGCTAGCCAGTTCCCCACCTCACCAGAGCTGTCCAAGGTTCATGTCCCTCTAAACATCCCTGCCTCAGCAGAGACCCAAGTTCAGCCTAGAACAGGATAGCAGACAGAACACTGTAGAACACTGTCAAACCTCCAGCCCACGGGCTGGATCTGGCCAACACAGCTCCTTCCTCCGGCTCTCTGactagggtgtgtgtgcacgaactggttcaacGATCTACTCAcagactgccaaaccggttcgaaagaccggtgtttgagctggttcgaaggtgtgtgtggggttgCTTCTttaagcagtggggagggtgcccttaccttcccccgctgcattttcccctctggtgctgcttccaaaactgctgtcgcagggcagctgtataccttctagggatgtgcgtttcattttggatacaaaacattttgtgcacaaaacaggccatttcagctgttttgtagccaaaacaaaacacccaatgctcaaaacagaaaattttgtagccaaaacaaaacgtccctgtttcggatacaaaatgttttgttgtttcggctgttttggaattccagtttgcaatcacaaaaagtctttctccttcagtctccattttgagttttgacatctgtttgaatttccagcccttccagcctgcagattggccagcaaaaccatgggctgatctgctggcaattgcctccttattccttttaagcaaatttaagggtaaatttatcctcattggctagtggggcagtgtgcatttaccctcattggccagtggggcagtgtgcatttcactgttgttgtttcacactgttgtgtgtagatcaaatgcattttgggtgggggggatgtggatgtgcatgacctttggaaatctgcctgattttttccaaagctctgctgttgttaatgtgtggtgttgatgttatttggggtggattcggggcagaaggggggatttgggggcagaagaatagttcaggtggtagtgccccaatgggtgcctgccaccacccagattccaaaggaattggggaaagggctgatttcttaggaattgttgaggtttacgcttctttaaggtcccccccaaggaataatggaggtttcagcagacccataactccacctggggggcactggggtggccgggagcgagtggtggtgtagtgcacataaggtgccaaccaaccccatgggttgctaacccatggggtgctgggttctgttgtttctgaggtgttctgagtgtagattctctggtagcatatgagattttcaatgacaaaccatgaatccactctcatatgctaccagagaatctgaatctacactcaaaacatctcagaaacaacagaacccagtaccccatgggttagcaacccatgggggtggttggcaccctatgtgctctacatcaccactcgctctgggccaccctggtgccccacaagtgcagttatgggacaggaattatggaggtccatcatttcCTAtgaggaagaactttacagatgtgcaaactccattacatctttaaaaatcagccctctgcccaattcctttgaaataattctggcagcttccttgcccccactgggcactaccacccaccctactctgctctgggccaccccttttcccccaacatgaagctatacttttgctgaaacctccattcttccctatgggaaaaattctatacttcaaaaattaacaaaaaatcagccctttgcccaattcctctgaaatgtgggtggtagtttccacccattggacactaccacctcCACTCACTAGTTTCCCCCcggggtcattttttaaaatccaaaatgtttcatattcagattttgcaatttcgaacaaagaacaaaattggggtgttttagattggctgattttgaacaaagaacaaaatggggatgttttggattcgggccaaaaacaaaacagaaaaaaaccaaaatgcacaacctcTTGCTACCCCGGTCAGTGTCATACCAGAAGTggcgtgtgtgcagaggccagaagagcaccattttggaacccaaaatggtgcttgggacATTCAAAACGTTCTGACTCGGAATGGGGtaattccattctgagctcacaACAAGCCCTTAATTTGAAGggtgttattttgttgttgttgttgttaattcaatttctataccgcccttccaaaaatggctcagagcagtttacacagagaaataacaaacatataagATGGatctgttctgagcttgggacACCTGAAACAGcttgtttcaagtgttctgagctcagaacagaacatccttcaaatgaagggcctgttctgagctcggaacggaATGGCCCCCTTCCGAATcagaacgttttgagtgttccattTTAAGTGGTGGCCATTCCAACTTTGGAACGTCCTGCACATCCTTATGATTTAAAGCATCTCAAATATTTTCATGCATCCATTGCCTATGAAGAATCTTCCTGGCCTAGGTCTTTTGGAAAGAATCCAGAATAAGAAATGTTGCTTCCTAACTTTGTAGTATTGCGTTTTGCCGACAACTCTCATAGCTCTGTGATTTATTATTCAGATCCTGTGTGCCAAGACAGACAATGCCAGGCTAGTTTTGGAAATTGACAATGCTCGCCTAGCAGCTGATGACTTCAGGACCAAGTAAGTCAACTTTATTCAGAGCAAGGACTTACTCTGGAGGCAAATTTGGAAATGCCTGATATAATAACAACCTTCCTTCCTACACAGGATGACTCCTTGTTTACATTATGTTTCCCTCATGAACAGAGATCATCTTTGTgcttgttgttttgttttcacaTCTCCTGTTCCAAAGGTATGAGACAGAGATGGCTCTTCGCCAAAGTGTTGAGGCTGATATCAATGGGCTGCGCAGAATTTTGGATGAGCTGACTTTATGCAGGGCTGACCTGGAAGCTCAACTTGAGTCCCTCAAGGAGGAACTCATTTGCCTCAAGAAGAACCATGAGGAGGTAAAAGCAAAGCTTACCTGGGAAAGGATGGTAACTTATATTCTATAGTGCTTACAATGCCATCCCATGTGCAAAGAATGGTCTCCTTCCCTACATGCCACTGTGATGTTAAGGATCAGCTGAAAATATCCTGTAACATCAGCAGTTCACCAAAAATGAACCATTAAGAGGTACTCTCAGCAGTTCCAGATTTATGGAACCCCCTTCTCCTGGCAGTTTGCCAGCATTCTAGAATGACTTTATTTTCAAAGTAAGGTCAGACCCTTCTGTATGGACAGGAAATTGGATGCTGAGGTTAAGTAGCTACAGGGGTTATTTGCCTAAGTCTTTGGGGAAGGCTTTCAAATCTTACTGAAATCAAACCAAACCATGCTCACAGAGTAATTTATATTTCACAACATGGGCTTTCCCTTCCTGCAGGAAGCTAATGTACTGCGCTCAAAACTTGGGGCCAGAGTTAACGTGGAGGTGGATGCCGCCCCATCATGTGACCTGAACAAGACGCTAGATGAGATCAGGAGTCAGTatgaaagcctggctgaaaaaaatcGCAGAGATGTTGAGACTTGGTTCACCTCCAAGGTGGGTGTCTTGAAAGGTTACTCTCCAAGTAACCACAAAGTATTGATACTTTCCTTTAAAACAGAGGTGTTTGCCCTCACCATTTTCTTTTATCTTTTTCAAGATGGAGGAGCTGAACCAACAAGTGATGTCTAGCGGTGAAGAGCTGCAGTCTTGTCAATCAGAGATTATTGAGTTGAGACACACTGTCCAGGCCCTTGAAATTGATCTGGATGCCCAACAGAATATGGTGTGTGTCACAAGGGTGATTTGTGAGTTGGGAGGATCTTCCCCTGTGCAGTCCAGATGGATTTTAATGCCTTGTAGGCCCACATTTCATGCATTGTCTACATAAATTTGTATAGGATTAATGTTAGTGCAGATCCAAACACATCTTGCAACTTACCACCCAGTCCAATCCAGCCAGCTGGAGCTCTCTTGCTATCTCTGCTTTGACAtttcatatttattattatttatttaagggCTTCTAAACTGTTTTCAGTTAATCAAACATATCTATTGTCTAACAGACAACTATTTTTGTCTACTGACATAACAATGTAAGATTTGTCTTGTTGGATCACATCAAGGTCTATCTATTCCAGCACTGAGTTTCCAACAACAGTCAACCAGATGCACTTTCTGGTGCTTACAAGCATCTAAAGATACTGTAATAATATGATATCTAATAAATCTTAAGtaaaaagttattgtaaaagctATTAAATACATTAACATTGACaactaagccattttggaagggtagtatagaactagaataaataaataaataaataactttcgTACCCTTTTAATGTTATAACAAGAGAAATAATTGGCAATATGGTATTACGACTGTTTATCAACATTTGTTCTCCAAAGCCATCATGAAGGCTGGATAACATTTTTCTGTGGATCTCTTCCATGCATACCTTGGGATCATTGGGTTAATGATGAAGCTGGGTTAAAGATGAAATGTAGTTTTAtgaagaataaaacaaaacaaaaagttcaTTAATTGTCCGTTGGAACAAGTTGGGTAGTCAACAGTGGGATTTCCTTTATTCCAGGCTTACAAGGAGACACTACCTAAAATTCTGCCAACCGCAGTTAGGTTTAAGTAAAATGAGCCTCATTGGATTTTGTGAAACTTACCACTGTGAGTGAGGAAATATGGGATCACTGATATGTGTGAAGAAATAGCCAACCCTTCCCCCAAACTATCCTTCAATTTAGAATCTCGTATTTCCCTCTCAGAAAAGTGCTCTAGAATGTACCCTGCAGGAAACAGAAGGCCGCTACGGCACTCAGTTAGCACAACTCCAAGGCCTGATCAGCAACATCGAGGCTCAGCTAGCTGACCTCCGGAATGACATGGAATGCCAAAGCCATGATTACAAGATTCTCCTGGATGTCAAGAGCCGCTTGGAATCAGAGATTGCAACATACAGACGTCTGTTGGAAGGAGAAGATTGCAAGTATGTACAACCCCAAGAGCATTAAGCAAAGCTAAATCTAAGAGTTGTGAATGTTGGTCTAGTTCTCACTGAAATTATAAATGTGTGTCAAGAATATTCAACTCCAGCCTGCAGGTGGGGACTTATATGGCTGAATATTCCACCTtacctaaacaaacaaacaaacaaac
Coding sequences within it:
- the LOC128331899 gene encoding keratin, type I cuticular Ha6-like isoform X2, which translates into the protein MASKYYAQTISSGSVKGLCGPGGGLARMSSVHSGGSCRAPSLAFGSRSVSSSSIKLGSGSCLPNICPPNGSFGLGFVGSHGWHDEGIFSCNEKELMQCLNDRLASYLEKVRCLEQENANLECKIREWYECQVPYVCIDFQSYYKIIEELQHQILCAKTDNARLVLEIDNARLAADDFRTKYETEMALRQSVEADINGLRRILDELTLCRADLEAQLESLKEELICLKKNHEEEANVLRSKLGARVNVEVDAAPSCDLNKTLDEIRSQYESLAEKNRRDVETWFTSKMEELNQQVMSSGEELQSCQSEIIELRHTVQALEIDLDAQQNMKSALECTLQETEGRYGTQLAQLQGLISNIEAQLADLRNDMECQSHDYKILLDVKSRLESEIATYRRLLEGEDCKIPCVPECPPPVCAPISHITKKIRTITEEIKDGKVISSREQVQHVPL
- the LOC128331899 gene encoding keratin, type I cuticular Ha6-like isoform X1, encoding MASKYYAQTISSGSVKGLCGPGGGLARMSSVHSGGSCRAPSLAFGSRSVSSSSIKLGSGSCLPNICPPNGSFGLGFVGSHGWHDEGIFSCNEKELMQCLNDRLASYLEKVRCLEQENANLECKIREWYECQVPYVCIDFQSYYKIIEELQHQILCAKTDNARLVLEIDNARLAADDFRTKYETEMALRQSVEADINGLRRILDELTLCRADLEAQLESLKEELICLKKNHEEEANVLRSKLGARVNVEVDAAPSCDLNKTLDEIRSQYESLAEKNRRDVETWFTSKMEELNQQVMSSGEELQSCQSEIIELRHTVQALEIDLDAQQNMKSALECTLQETEGRYGTQLAQLQGLISNIEAQLADLRNDMECQSHDYKILLDVKSRLESEIATYRRLLEGEDCKFPRIPCVPECPPPVCAPISHITKKIRTITEEIKDGKVISSREQVQHVPL
- the LOC128331899 gene encoding keratin, type I cuticular Ha6-like isoform X3; the encoded protein is MASKYYAQTISSGSVKGLCGPGGGLARMSSVHSGGSCRAPSLAFGSRSVSSSSIKLGSGSCLPNICPPNGSFGLGFVGSHGWHDEGIFSCNEKELMQCLNDRLASYLEKVRCLEQENANLECKIREWYECQVPYVCIDFQSYYKIIEELQHQILCAKTDNARLVLEIDNARLAADDFRTKYETEMALRQSVEADINGLRRILDELTLCRADLEAQLESLKEELICLKKNHEEEANVLRSKLGARVNVEVDAAPSCDLNKTLDEIRSQYESLAEKNRRDVETWFTSKMEELNQQVMSSGEELQSCQSEIIELRHTVQALEIDLDAQQNMKSALECTLQETEGRYGTQLAQLQGLISNIEAQLADLRNDMECQSHDYKILLDVKSRLESEIATYRRLLEGEDCKYVQPQEQISHITKKIRTITEEIKDGKVISSREQVQHVPL
- the LOC128331899 gene encoding keratin, type I cuticular Ha6-like isoform X4, whose translation is MASKYYAQTISSGSVKGLCGPGGGLARMSSVHSGGSCRAPSLAFGSRSVSSSSIKLGSGSCLPNICPPNGSFGLGFVGSHGWHDEGIFSCNEKELMQCLNDRLASYLEKVRCLEQENANLECKIREWYECQVPYVCIDFQSYYKIIEELQHQILCAKTDNARLVLEIDNARLAADDFRTKYETEMALRQSVEADINGLRRILDELTLCRADLEAQLESLKEELICLKKNHEEEANVLRSKLGARVNVEVDAAPSCDLNKTLDEIRSQYESLAEKNRRDVETWFTSKMEELNQQVMSSGEELQSCQSEIIELRHTVQALEIDLDAQQNMKSALECTLQETEGRYGTQLAQLQGLISNIEAQLADLRNDMECQSHDYKILLDVKSRLESEIATYRRLLEGEDCKYVQPQEPHITKKIRTITEEIKDGKVISSREQVQHVPL
- the LOC128331899 gene encoding keratin, type I cuticular Ha6-like isoform X7 is translated as MASKYYAQTISSGSVKGLCGPGGGLARMSSVHSGGSCRAPSLAFGSRSVSSSSIKLGSGSCLPNICPPNGSFGLGFVGSHGWHDEGIFSCNEKELMQCLNDRLASYLEKVRCLEQENANLECKIREWYECQVPYVCIDFQSYYKIIEELQHQILCAKTDNARLVLEIDNARLAADDFRTKYETEMALRQSVEADINGLRRILDELTLCRADLEAQLESLKEELICLKKNHEEEANVLRSKLGARVNVEVDAAPSCDLNKTLDEIRSQYESLAEKNRRDVETWFTSKMEELNQQVMSSGEELQSCQSEIIELRHTVQALEIDLDAQQNMKSALECTLQETEGRYGTQLAQLQGLISNIEAQLADLRNDMECQSHDYKILLDVKSRLESEIATYRRLLEGEDCKYSSKISSGLCITKKIRTITEEIKDGKVISSREQVQHVPL
- the LOC128331899 gene encoding keratin, type I cuticular Ha6-like isoform X6, whose amino-acid sequence is MASKYYAQTISSGSVKGLCGPGGGLARMSSVHSGGSCRAPSLAFGSRSVSSSSIKLGSGSCLPNICPPNGSFGLGFVGSHGWHDEGIFSCNEKELMQCLNDRLASYLEKVRCLEQENANLECKIREWYECQVPYVCIDFQSYYKIIEELQHQILCAKTDNARLVLEIDNARLAADDFRTKYETEMALRQSVEADINGLRRILDELTLCRADLEAQLESLKEELICLKKNHEEEANVLRSKLGARVNVEVDAAPSCDLNKTLDEIRSQYESLAEKNRRDVETWFTSKMEELNQQVMSSGEELQSCQSEIIELRHTVQALEIDLDAQQNMKSALECTLQETEGRYGTQLAQLQGLISNIEAQLADLRNDMECQSHDYKILLDVKSRLESEIATYRRLLEGEDCKYSSKISSGPHITKKIRTITEEIKDGKVISSREQVQHVPL
- the LOC128331899 gene encoding keratin, type I cuticular Ha6-like isoform X5, giving the protein MASKYYAQTISSGSVKGLCGPGGGLARMSSVHSGGSCRAPSLAFGSRSVSSSSIKLGSGSCLPNICPPNGSFGLGFVGSHGWHDEGIFSCNEKELMQCLNDRLASYLEKVRCLEQENANLECKIREWYECQVPYVCIDFQSYYKIIEELQHQILCAKTDNARLVLEIDNARLAADDFRTKYETEMALRQSVEADINGLRRILDELTLCRADLEAQLESLKEELICLKKNHEEEANVLRSKLGARVNVEVDAAPSCDLNKTLDEIRSQYESLAEKNRRDVETWFTSKMEELNQQVMSSGEELQSCQSEIIELRHTVQALEIDLDAQQNMKSALECTLQETEGRYGTQLAQLQGLISNIEAQLADLRNDMECQSHDYKILLDVKSRLESEIATYRRLLEGEDSHLFKHLCAPISHITKKIRTITEEIKDGKVISSREQVQHVPL